The following is a genomic window from Amycolatopsis sp. BJA-103.
GCCCAAATCGGGCTGCCGTCGTTCAGGAACAGCAGCAGGGCGCAGGCGGCGACCTGTCCGAGCGAGCCGACCAGGAGCTTGCCGCGGACGGCCTTGCCGCGTCCGGTGACGGTGGAGGCGATGATCCCGACGGCGAACAGGGGGAGCAGGACGAGTCCGGCTTCCGACGCGGACAGCCCGTGGCCCTGCTCCATCCACTGCGTGTAGCCGTAGAGGAAGGCGTAGCTGACGACGAAGCTGAGCAGGGCCCTCCCGTAGGTGGCCAGCAGCGGCAGGTTGCCGCCGAGCAGGCGGACGTCGATGAACGGTTGCCGTGCCCGGAGTTCGCGCCAGGTGAATCCGGCGCCCGCCGCGACGGTCACGGCGAGCAGCCACCAGTCGCCGCCCCGCACGTCCATCAGGAACAGCAGCAGGCAGACGAGCGCCGCGGCGAACAGGCCCATGCCGGGCAGGTCCAGTTCGCGCACGATGCTCCGGCCGTCGCGGCGGGGGACGGGTGTCGCCGGGAGACGGCGGAAGCCGAGGTACAGGCCCGCCAGGGCGAGCGGGACGTTGATCGCGAGGGTCGCGCGCCAGCCGCCGACCCCGATCAGCAGTCCGCCGAGGCTGGGCCCCACGACGGCGATGGTCTGCGTGGTGATGGCGAGCGCGGTGAGGACCCCGGCCGGGCTGTCCTTCCCGGTGCGCAGGGACTCGCTCCGGATGAGGTGCATCGCCGCCGGATAGCCGGCGCAGGTGCCGAAACCGAGGAGCACCCGGGACGCGACGAGCACGCCGAAACCGGGGGCGAGCATGCCGACGACACCCGAGATCCCGGTCAGCGCCGCCCCGGCCAGGAACAGGCTGCGGGGCCCGAAGAGGTCGATGAGCCGTCCCACCACCGGCTGGCCGATCGCGGTGGCCAGGTACAGCGCGGAGACCAGCCACGCCGTCTGCGCGGGCGGCGCCCCGAAGGCCACGCCGATCGGCACCAGGGACACGGAGATGATCGACGAGTTGACCGGGTTGAGGGCCGCTCCGAGCATCATCGGGGGCAGGAGCCGCCGGTCGAAGTCCGTGCTCACCGCCGCACGACCCGTTCCAGCACGGCCGCCGCTTCGATCAAGGTGCGGCGCTCCGCCTCGGTGCACTGCGTTTCGAGGACTTGGGCGAGCCAGCCTTCCCCGGCCCTGCGGCGCTCGTCGAGGAAGGCGCGACCGTCGTCGGTGACGAAGATCAGCTGACGCCGTCCGTCCTCGGGATCCGGGCGGCGTGCGGCCAGTCCCCGTTCCACGAGGACACCGACGGTGGTGGCGATCGACTGGTGGCGGATGCCTTCCAGCGCGGCCAGGTCGCTGACCGACGCTTCGCCGTCCTTGTCGAGCCTGCTGAGCACGGACGTCTGGGACGGCGTGAGGTCGCCGCTGCCGTAGTTCTCGCGCAGACGGCGCCGCAGCCTGCTGAAGGCGACGCGGATGTCGTGGGCTGCGCGTGCGGCGGTCTTGTCCATGTCCGCAGGTTAACTTGCGCAGGTGAAACTGCGCAATTATGACTGCGTATCTACGGTGACAGGCTGAACTCGCAGCCCGCGACCTGTAGGTATTCGCCCCTGCGGGTGGTGAACCGGGCGGCGCCGGTGGTCAGCTGGTCGGCCAGGATCTTCGACACGCCGCCGGTGCGCAGCCTCGCCCAGTAGCAGTGCCCATTGCCGCCCGGCGCCGGCCCGGGCGAGCGGTACGAGCCCGCTTCGACCTCGGTGCCGACCAGGTAGGTCCCGTCGGCGAACCGGTTCGCGGGAGTGGCGGGGACGGCGCGTCCGGAAGTGACCGGGGGTGCCGGGACGGTCACGGTCGGCGCGGGCGTGGCCTCCGCGGTGACGGTCACCGTCGCCGGGACGGGCGCCGTGGCCGCGTCGAGCACTCTCGGCTGAGTGGCCGCCACCACTCCGACGCCCGCGCCCAAAGTGAGTGCGACGGCGAGCCCGGCCACGAGCGGGAACGCATTTCGTGACGACGCGTGCGGTATCGGTGACAAATTCGTGCTCGTCATCCATCTCTTCTTCGTTTTGCTCGCGGAGTGATTGCGCTTTCGTGTCGATCTAGAAACCTGTTACCGCTCCGCGGCGGACCGATACGAGACTGTGTGACGCGTGGGACCTTGTCGTAACGCCGGGCTTCCTGCCAGCGACAGTCTCACCCGAACACTAGGCTGGGGGAGACGAAGGAGTACCTGTGGACGACTTGATCGCCTTTCTCGCCGCGCGTGTGGGGCAACGCCAGGCGTTGATCATGCAGGCGGTCAAGAAAACCGAGATCAGCGAATCGCTCAATCGCGGTGAGACCAAGGTCGTCATCGAAAAGAAGATCCGTTCGATGAACGACATCGAGCTCGATGTGGTCAATCAGATGATCAACGAGATCGAGGCGACCCGCAGGCTCCTGCAGGCGCACCGCACCACGGTTTCGGAGAAGGTCCCGGGATTCCCCCTGTACGGCAACGAGTACTGGTGCGAGACGTGCAACGTGCCCGCCGACGAGGCCGGGACGAACTGGTGCCTGACCCTGCGGCTGCTGGCCCTGCCGCACGCCGACCACGCGGACTACAGCGAGCGCTGGCGCCCCTGAGCGGGGAATGCCCGCCGGGTCCGGGCGCGTTGACCCGAGGGTGATCACGCTTTCGGTACTGGACCGGTCCCCGACCCGCCGCGGTGGCGACGCGCCCCGCGCGCTGCGGGACACGGTCGCCTTCGCCAGGGACATCGAAGCGCTGGGCTACCACCGATTCTGGGTCTCCGAGCACCACAGCGTGCCCGGCGTCGCCGGTTCGGCGCCGACGGTGCTGGCCGCCGCCGTCGCCTCCGCGACCGAGCGGATCCGGGTCGGCACCGGCGGCGTGATGCTGCCGAACCACCGGCCACTCGTGGTCGCGGAACAGTTCGGCGTCCTCGAATCGCTGTTCCCCGGCCGGATCGACATGGGGCTGGGCCGGTCGGTCGGGTTCACCGGCGGCGTCCGCCAGGCACTCGGGCACGAGAAGGACGATGCCGACCGCTTCGGCGACCAGGTCCGGGAACTGCTGGGCTTCCTGTCAGGAGACCAGACGGCGTATCCGGGCGTGCACGCCATTCCGGCGGAGGGGCTGCGTGTGCCCGCGTTCCTGCTGGCCACTGGCGCCGGGGCGCGGCTGGCCGCGGAACTGGGGCTGCCGCTGGTGATCGCGCCGGTCCGGGGCGAGGGGCCGCTGCTCGAAGCCATCGAGGGCTACCGCTCCGGCTTCCGTCCTTCGGCGCAGGCTTCGCGGCCGTACGTCGTGGTGTCCACGGCGATCGCGGTCGCGGAGACGGCCGAAGCCGCGCGACGGCTGCTGATTCCCGAAGCGTGGTCGACGGTCTACTCGCGCACGCACGGGGTCTTCCCGCCGCTGTCGCCGGTGGAGGAGATCCTCACCGGGGCACTGTCCGAACGCGACCGTGAGCGGCTGGACCGGGCACTCGACGGTCAGATCGCCGGCACCCCGGACGAGGTGGGCGACCGGCTGGACGCCCTCGTCGCCACCACCGGTGCCGACGAGATCCTCGTGACCACCAGCACTTTCGACCAGGCGGAGCGGCTGGATTCCTACCGGGCCCTCGCCGAGGTCGCGGGGCTGCGGAGCCTCGCCACGGCGTCGTGATTCTTGCTAGTGTCACGGCCATGACTGCCGGGTCGGCCTCGTGCCGTGAGCGGACGGGTTCCCCGGCCGACGCTTGATCTCCGCGCGGGCCCGCAGCCCGCCTCCGTGTGTGTCCCTGTGTGGTGGACGATGCGCGGAGAGGAGGTGAATCGCATGTCCCCCAACGAGAACTGGCGCGCTTTCGTCGTCGCCAACGCCGACGGTGGCGTCCTGGACGGCGTCGTCACGCGGGTGCTGCCGTTCGGCGCGTTCGTCGAAGTGGCCCAAGGGATGGAAGGTCTTTTGCCGACCGTCGGCGGTGCCGGCCCGCTCACCGCCGGTGCGGCCGTCGCGGTGCGGCTCGACAAGCTGGACGTCCAGAACCGGCGGTTCAGCCTGACCCTGGCTTGACCCCCCTCGCGATTCGTCCTCTAGTTGCGGTTGTACGCGTCACGAACTACCGCAACTAGAGGACGAAACGCGGTCTAGAGGCGCAGGAGAAGCTGGGTGAGGATGCGCTGCGCGGGGTCGTCCAGGTCGATCCCGGACACCTCGGCCGCGCGCCGCACCCGGTACCGCACCGTGTTCGGGTGGATGTTCAGCTCGCGCGCCGCGCGCCGGACGTCACCGAACGCGTCGAGGTAGGCGAGCACCGCCGGAACCAGGATCCCGCCGTGGTCGGCGTCGTGCGCGATCAGCTCGGCCAGCCGCGGATCGCGGATTCTCGGTTGCTCACCGAGGAAAGCGAGCACTTCGGAAAGCAGGACCTCGGCGCGGACGTCGGCCAGCGAGGCGACGTCCGCGGTCCCGTGACCACGCGCCATCGTCGCCAGCACGCGGTCCGCGTCGCCACGGGAAGCCGCCGCGTCGGAGAGCCGGGGCACGACGCCGCCCAGCGCCGCGCGCACCCGGACGTCGAGGTGCCGTTGCGCAGTACTGACGATTTCCTTGGCCAGCGCCAGGATCCGCGTCTCGGCGTGTTCGGGCAGATCGGGGAGCAGCGCGTAGACCCGGCCGCCGATCACGCTCACCAGCGCGCTCCGCCGGTACGCGGCGGTGTGCACGGTGATCAGGTGCACCAGCTCGGCCCGCCGCAGCTGCCGGTCGGTCGCCGCGCGGTCGCGGGGGAGCGAGAACCCCAGCACCATGGCCGGTTTCCCGGGATCCGCGCCGATGTCGTCGGCCACGGACTCGACGTCGAGGCGGCCGTCGAGCAGTCCCGCCAGCAGGTCTTCGCGCAGCCGGAGTTCCGGGCTGGGCAGGGTCCGGTGCCGGATCAGCTGGGGCGCGAGCGCCCGGCTCGCGCCGAGCAACGCGATTTCCGCGCTTTCGGTGAGCGGATGCGCGCCCTCCTGGACCCAGATCGTGCCGAGCGGCTGCGACCCGGCGTGGATCCCGGCCGCGATCCGGCGCCGGATGCCGAGATCGGGCCGCTCGTCGATGCGGACGATGCCTTCCCCGGCGCGAAGTCGCTGGTAGACACCCCATTCGCGTAGCATCGCGAGGTACCGCTCCGGGCCTTCACGGCCGAGGATCGAGAGACGGCGCAGTTCGTCCACCTCGTCGCCCGCTCGCGAATAGGCCAGCACGCGGCTCGCGGTGTCCTCGATGCTGACCAGACCGCCGGTGAGCGTCGCGATGGTCTGCGCGAGCGAGAACAGGTCGCCCAGCACCTCGCCGCTGTCCGCCTCGCCCCCGGCCCGGGCCGCGTCCACGACACCCCTGGCCAGCGCCTCGACCTGCTCCCAGCGCGCCTCGTGGCCGACCTCGATCAGGGCGATCCCCGCGTCGGTCGCGACGTTCACGACCGCCGAGCCGTTCTTGACCGCCACCGCGGCCGCCCCCGACCGTCCGGCTGCCCGGATCGCGCCCGCGGCGGCCCGGCCACGGGCGCCGATCACCAGGACGAGATCACCCGGATGGGCGTCGGGCGGATCCTCCGGATCGTGGATGACGACGTCTCCCACCTCGACCCCGAGCCCACTCGGTGCCGCGAGCACTCTGACCAGCGGTTCCCCGAGAGTGGCGAGGACATGCCGCAGGGAGGCGGCAGTGGTCGAATCAGTAGTCGCTGTAATCACCGAATTAAGCCGATCGGACAAGATGGTCACCCCGATTCTAGCCAGTCGAACAAGCCGCGGCGGACTCGTCCGGTCTAACGTTCGGGGTGAGACCTCTACCCGGCGAAGTGAAGTCAGGAGCAGTCAGTGGACGCCGTGACCCAGACCCCCGCCCCGAAGAACGAGCCGGTGCTGAACTACGCGCCGGGCAGCGCGGAGCGCGCTGAACTCGAGGGCGCGCTCAAGTCGCTGGGCGGCGCGGACCCCATCGACATCACCGTGACG
Proteins encoded in this region:
- a CDS encoding MFS transporter, translating into MSTDFDRRLLPPMMLGAALNPVNSSIISVSLVPIGVAFGAPPAQTAWLVSALYLATAIGQPVVGRLIDLFGPRSLFLAGAALTGISGVVGMLAPGFGVLVASRVLLGFGTCAGYPAAMHLIRSESLRTGKDSPAGVLTALAITTQTIAVVGPSLGGLLIGVGGWRATLAINVPLALAGLYLGFRRLPATPVPRRDGRSIVRELDLPGMGLFAAALVCLLLFLMDVRGGDWWLLAVTVAAGAGFTWRELRARQPFIDVRLLGGNLPLLATYGRALLSFVVSYAFLYGYTQWMEQGHGLSASEAGLVLLPLFAVGIIASTVTGRGKAVRGKLLVGSLGQVAACALLLFLNDGSPIWALLAVVVVLGVPQGLNNLALQNSVYHQAHAERMGSSAGLLRTFGYLGAIVASAANGAFFGQRADSGGLHHLAAFMLVVSVLFLALTVVDRSLARVGTP
- a CDS encoding MarR family winged helix-turn-helix transcriptional regulator, with the translated sequence MDKTAARAAHDIRVAFSRLRRRLRENYGSGDLTPSQTSVLSRLDKDGEASVSDLAALEGIRHQSIATTVGVLVERGLAARRPDPEDGRRQLIFVTDDGRAFLDERRRAGEGWLAQVLETQCTEAERRTLIEAAAVLERVVRR
- a CDS encoding DUF6221 family protein — its product is MDDLIAFLAARVGQRQALIMQAVKKTEISESLNRGETKVVIEKKIRSMNDIELDVVNQMINEIEATRRLLQAHRTTVSEKVPGFPLYGNEYWCETCNVPADEAGTNWCLTLRLLALPHADHADYSERWRP
- a CDS encoding LLM class flavin-dependent oxidoreductase, with amino-acid sequence MPAGSGRVDPRVITLSVLDRSPTRRGGDAPRALRDTVAFARDIEALGYHRFWVSEHHSVPGVAGSAPTVLAAAVASATERIRVGTGGVMLPNHRPLVVAEQFGVLESLFPGRIDMGLGRSVGFTGGVRQALGHEKDDADRFGDQVRELLGFLSGDQTAYPGVHAIPAEGLRVPAFLLATGAGARLAAELGLPLVIAPVRGEGPLLEAIEGYRSGFRPSAQASRPYVVVSTAIAVAETAEAARRLLIPEAWSTVYSRTHGVFPPLSPVEEILTGALSERDRERLDRALDGQIAGTPDEVGDRLDALVATTGADEILVTTSTFDQAERLDSYRALAEVAGLRSLATAS
- a CDS encoding S1 RNA-binding domain-containing protein, with protein sequence MSPNENWRAFVVANADGGVLDGVVTRVLPFGAFVEVAQGMEGLLPTVGGAGPLTAGAAVAVRLDKLDVQNRRFSLTLA
- a CDS encoding PucR family transcriptional regulator, encoding MTATTDSTTAASLRHVLATLGEPLVRVLAAPSGLGVEVGDVVIHDPEDPPDAHPGDLVLVIGARGRAAAGAIRAAGRSGAAAVAVKNGSAVVNVATDAGIALIEVGHEARWEQVEALARGVVDAARAGGEADSGEVLGDLFSLAQTIATLTGGLVSIEDTASRVLAYSRAGDEVDELRRLSILGREGPERYLAMLREWGVYQRLRAGEGIVRIDERPDLGIRRRIAAGIHAGSQPLGTIWVQEGAHPLTESAEIALLGASRALAPQLIRHRTLPSPELRLREDLLAGLLDGRLDVESVADDIGADPGKPAMVLGFSLPRDRAATDRQLRRAELVHLITVHTAAYRRSALVSVIGGRVYALLPDLPEHAETRILALAKEIVSTAQRHLDVRVRAALGGVVPRLSDAAASRGDADRVLATMARGHGTADVASLADVRAEVLLSEVLAFLGEQPRIRDPRLAELIAHDADHGGILVPAVLAYLDAFGDVRRAARELNIHPNTVRYRVRRAAEVSGIDLDDPAQRILTQLLLRL